Within the Takifugu rubripes chromosome 8, fTakRub1.2, whole genome shotgun sequence genome, the region agatctattttgtgtaaatccctgttagtgcacgacttgatagcagatcatcacattgatttattttgttttactgagacCTGACTTTAGgatatgttagcttaaatgaatctactcttcctacccatcttaattaccATATTCCTTGTGgtactggttgaggagggggagtggcagcaatatATCAcaccaagttattaattaatcctagatcCAAACAttgttccagttcatttgaaagcctgactttAGGCATTACCCATCTGACccaactggaggacagaaaagccacttttgtttttatttgtatatcggccccctgctgggccgcaTTCAGATTTCCTGTCTCAGTTCTCTGAGtttttatctgacttggtcctcagaataGGTAGTCATTATTTTTAGAGACTTttatatccatgtagacgttgtgaatgacagctttagaaatggctgtgttcagaacacagtcttactatagcagatgcctttcagataatgctgtagctaagtttaaggaaacaattgctgtgctaatcccaggaccaccatgggtttccccagggatcaatcattataatcttagccctgctgaggtcgactctgttgctgaaggtgcagcagcctcactgagaatcatgcttAATTCTGTGGCCCCCTGAAAAAGTCTGGAAAGACTGCCTAGTAGTTTATAAAAAAAGGCCCCCATAATGctagaacatcttatttttcttcctaaGTTGAAGAAAATCTTTCTTTTCAACactggccaaattaactaagaatCACAGCattgaagacttcatgagcttcttcactgataaagttctagccatgagagaaaaagctaaacaggccatcccaacaactggaccatcaccagctgactgtgggaacatacagggtctccgaTGAGCCCTTGAACttcttcagccctatatatttttctgaggcatctaTGCTAATTCAAAAATCCAAGTCCACTTAGTGTCTTTTAGATCTCATCCCAACACActtgttgaaggatgttttaccattgataggcagatctatcctggaccagatcaattgttctttagtgacaggttatgtagcccggtcctacaaggtggcagtgattaaacagTTTCTTAAAaagccatcactggatcctgatgtgctAGAAAATTATAGGCCTATAACCcaccttcctttgatctctaaaattcttgaggaggtggtggtgactcaggtTTCTATGGTGGTTccgctggacctcagtgctgcttttgatgcaGTGGAGTGCTATTACTAGCTGGACTAAACAATCTAGAGCAACGGACAGTGTGGGAAAAGAGGTGGAGAGACTTGTGCAAGCAGGTTGGAAAGGATACAGAGACGTGTCAGGTGTGAAATGTGAGACAAGACTATCTGCGAGAAGGAAAGGGAAGGTGCACAAGAGAGTGGTTAGTCAGGTGTGCTGGATGCTTTCGAGACAGTggccctgaggagaagacagcaagagaaactggaggaaGAAGCGATGAAGATGTAGGCACTTTCTGTTGCACGTGGATAGAATCAACACGGATTATATCAGAGGAATTGGAATATTATGTTATTTTAGCCTATACAATCATGGGTTAGTCAATTTATAAACCTTCATATTAAACAAAACCTATATAATGAAATGAACAGCATGGTTTAAGACATGCTGTGtgacacttttgtttttttaaatgctattgtatacAGACAATTCGATGGATAAATAtgcttaatacaaacagaaataacactattGACAAGAACATGTATTGTACCAGATTAGTTTAAAACTTAATTTTTCTATTGACTTCCTTCTTGTCAGAATTagagcatgtgaaaaaggaactcttctttctgctgaggatttcattgagctcctttttatccttgtgtgtccctgtccctggacacttaagctcctccaccatgattcgttggtcgttggaggacaagacaatcaagggtgtgttggttatttcctcctttattgtaccaaggatcctgaacatcctgaacaaccgagaatgtacacaatgaatcaaatatctataaatcaaccacagaagagcttttttctattttgtgagttttctgaaactacaggatatctaaaattgttgaaaatggtcatttttctattctactgctttacactgaagtaaacacattcagtccaggtatgttctttgttcatcttcttccacaaaacagaaccatctgcatctggacaatcctgtaaatgacaacaatgaacccagtgccttttgaatatttaatgaatgaCTTTATTCTGACTACTAAAAAATACCTTTGGTattggacagaggtgagagtcttACATGTGATTCTGAAACATAAAATGAATgctaaaactgtgaaaaaaatcATGTTAGACAACATGatagaaaacaggaagtgcaattGATTATACCTTCACAATTGCAGCTGTGATTGTTCATCATGCACACCGAGAAGGCCAGATACACTACCAGAAATATGCTGAATGATgatgcaccacacaggaagtaaaacaaGACCAGAGAGTCTTTCTGATCTGTAgatgcacacagcagcagacagagtcTAAAATTGTCATGTTatgctggagattttcagtAACCAGTTGGAAATGTGTGCTGTTTCTAAATTCATCCGTAAAGGAAGCTTTTTGACCAAATAAATAGAAGCTAGACATTAGCTTTGGTTTCTGGCCTATCACTTGCTTATATTAGCATGAGTGATTCTGACAGTTCCAGTAGCCTGGACACGTTTGCCACAGAAAGTTAATTTATCACGACCATGGTGGTACCAGTTTGAGTTGTTTacccagcaggtggtgctgagGAGAGTGAAGTCCCAGTTTTTTAGGAGGGGTGAGGTGAACAAAAGCTGTTCTTGATGAAAGCTCCTTCACATCCGACATTGGCCGCCATCTCAGCCAGAAACATAATTTGATTCTCATAGGTTTGAGCCACAATGGGCATAAACTCgcatttttaatacaaaatgtgTCAAATCGACACAATGATTCTAGTTTAACTTTTGACATTTTAGTCAATCTAACAATATTATCCCATGCCCAAATATATGTGTTTTTGGCAGAAAAAGTATTTTTGTGGGGTAGATCATCTTTTTGTGCTGAATCCACAGGTTGAAATGACCATAATTCAAAGTTTGAAGTACCAATAGGTCAAAGGCCAGCCAAGGTTTAATGTGACttagacaggaaatgaagtgcCAGACATTAATGGCACCACATGCAAAACAGAGGTATAGTTAAGGGTGTCCTCATCGTAGTGGGGAATATCTAAGTAAATATATGTTGTTTATGTAGAACAGGAGGAAACTGCCTATCACAGTCAATTTCTGGCTAAATGAGAGAGACTGTCAAATGCTTGTAACCACTGTGAGATGACCTGGCAGATAACAATCTAAATTAGATAAGTGAAAAATAGATATGATAAGTGAAAAATAGACTTAGCACAAGAACACATTTTTCAGCGCTTTTCACCACACAGTATCGGCATGACACTGACTCACCGCGCTACGGTACAGCGTATTTTCCATTACAACAGGGTACCTCTTTGATGTGGGCGGGCTCTTAATAATGAGGCTTGAGACTCTGTTAAGATGAAAAACACAACTCTTAATTCCTTTGCGATAAGTGTTCGTCTTGTACTGATGGCTACTTTATTgtcaaagtaacaacagaaaagatGATACAATAAAGTCTTTATGACAGTTGAAGGTAAAACCCAGACACAGTATGACTCTATCACCCCTgggtggtgcctccttccttcagacttgggtcctctaccagaggcctgggagtctgagggttctgcgcaggatcttagctgttcctaggactgcgctcttctggacagagatctctgatgtgcttcctggtatctgctggagccatctactcaggttgggtgttactgcccctagtgttcCAATctctactgggaccactgttgccttcatgccccacattctctctccttcagcccttggtatatttccagcttcttgtgttccttcgtccttatgttgctatcacttgggattgctacatctatcaccaccactaccttccggtgtttatccaccaccactatgtcaggctggttggccaccaccatcctgTGAGTCttgatctggaagtcccacaggatcttggcctgcttgttctccagcactttcgagggtgtctcccacctggaccctgggacctccagtccatactcagggcagatgttcctgtacactataccagccacctggttatgtcgctccatgtatgccttgcctgacaatatcttgcaccctgctgtgatatgctagactgtctcaggggcttctCTACACAGCCCACACCTGGgatcttgtctggtatggtagaccctggcctctattgctctggtgttcagggcctgttcttgtgtagCCATGGTTACTggctctgtgctgtctttcagtctggccttttccagccactggtatgttttttGGACATCAATTATTAGTAATTAgtcatattattattagtattttgTGCACTTACATTTGCCTTAAATGTGTATCAAAATTAATCTTTCCTGGTTGGATaagaaaattaaagcttttgTGACCACTGTACAATCTATACCTCAATGTATTTATGGTGTTAAAGTAATTGAATATCAATTTGGATATGGCAAGAATAAACAAAATCATTGAGCAAAACGTGTTTAATTGACTCTCCAAATGAAAATGTACAAATGGTAAAATTTACAAGGAAATGCACACTAATTATtaaaacacagcacaaaaaagctcCAACATTGGTTTAAAATGGTATTATTACTGTTCCTGTGATGAGCTGTAATGACAAAGGGACAACATCTACGACCTCACAgtagagtacacacattcattctgtctgttcttctgcttcctcgATCTGTTGGACTGGTTGGCTCTCAAAGCGGCATAATGGAGGTTGTCTTCCTTTTGGTTGCCCTGGTAATAAAATGAAACGGCAATTACCCACAACATAATTGGTGCAGGCAAATAAAGAGGATTAAAAAacatatgtacacacatttaaataaattaaaaaaaaatcaaaataaaaattatATTCACTGCTGGGTTTGTTGTGGGTGAGTCTGGGATCCCTGACTGCAAGTCTTTTAAACACAGAAtgcaacattcatttatttattatttttaagaacattcaaaatatattacatcagttacccagagagtgttggctgtttctctttttcgtcatataaagtgaaatggttaataaaataaccacgatgatggtaaatatccaggtcgcactgaggaaatacaccaaaacaagatagtttcctttatctgtaacgagaggcatcagaaattgtgatatccacGATACTGTTTCAGATAATTATTTAGGTCTTTACACCTATTTGTCTTCTCACTTTATATCACggcagttatgatgtcattattttctaattcagcGAAACTACAGGCATCACCAtttacacattattttataaaagaacagtatttaaagagaatctatattgacataacaaaaatatgagttaaagtgatactttgaccaccaatgtttttaatgtgctgctgtggtgtacatgtaaaattcaaacagcatAAATTTTATGACTGTATGAACTTAGAACTTTAGGTTCATGTTGCTATAAATTGCTCTATATGTTTAAACATAGAGCAATTAAGAAATTAAgatacattttggatttttcttttaacactgaggtcatgttggctttagcatttttacaggcgtatggaaacaatctgcacataaaatagcactttaacagcttttgaattaaattatttcaaactcactcaccctcaaacaccagcttgtttccatttccaaacagaatgtgtccacatgctgcaacagcacaatagtaggtcccagtctgagaagtgttcaggttcttcatggagaagctgtagaaacaggtgttggttttcctctcacactgcttattcccgCCTGTATCgttgtacatgagtcccagttgagatggtccagagtttctgaaccagtaaacagtgtgatccccatcacaagtccacccagtatggactgtacaattcagcgtcacagaacctcctgcttggatagactgtgatgagtgatctatggtcaaccctgaaccctctacaatgactttataaccttctgtaaagtcaaaaaCCTTTAcatactgatttacacagtaataggtggctgagtctgataactccaaatctgatattgtcagattAGCTCCTTTGTTACCAGCATGTATttggaaacgtggattggttttgaagtcattaacaaatTTCCAATCTTCGCTTGATATCCTGTATGTACAGATCAgtctcggcttctctcccagagtttgtTTAAACCAATTGATCATGGGAGAAACATTATCTTTTTGAAGACAcagcaaagtcaggttctgtccaggtttgaccaagataaaattggtcttccaattcaaagattccattgaagctgtctgagctaaaatcaaacagaaaagaagactgtTTGATGTTTCAATTTTACATAGATGctataaacagacaaacaaaacacataaaaatgctcaccaaatttctccaaacacatcagccagaagatcaactttgcagatgtcatcttgtcaTCAAAtattgggctgagtgaagagaaggctGGTTCTTTGTACACTGATAAATGCAGAGCTTGTGTTTGATTGGACAGCGTAACATGACGTGAGGGtgtgacatacaggaaacacaatcacaTGTAATAAAGGTGAAAGATCTTGAGATATAGGAAAAGGCCctaatgagaaaatgacatttgacatattaagaatatttttaaacaaacataTAACCTTTGCATTTCTTTAGCTAAGGGAAGGTGTATGATGTGTTTGACAAGAAAAGAAGAGCaatcatttggttttgttttcaacatttacaatccaccaatatcaaaacaaaaacgCAAACAATTCAACTCACTAACcaacatcaaagcaaatgtcAGAAGAAATGTAGAGAATGAGCCAGGAGAGTGCATGATATGCCTTTTGAAAGGAAAGTAGAGAAAAAGAGTATTTTGGAATGGAATCTTCATGGACTATGATGTTTGCATGTGACAGAACAGGGAACGAATCTAGTTCTGGTGTTGGAATTTTTCTCATTGACTGTGATTTAAATGTTCAGCTAAATTTTCTCTTAAAATCAAGAATGTCTCAAAGCGTtttccagaaacccagatcCTGAGCCCTTAAAAGGCAAAAATTGCAAGGAAAACCTCACTTGAAATAGGAATAAACCTCCAAAAGGACAAGGCTCCTGTAGGAGGACCATTCTTTTGATGGTCAGCAGAGTAAATGAGATGGAAATTACAAActagggcaggagggaggacagaaagagaagaatagTCAAACACGtcatcaaattttattttacaactacttttcaaaaaacaaactggGATCCATCCAGGGTGCTCCCAGCCTCTCTTACTGTAGTAGAGTCAGGAAACATAAGATTATCTGAAGCATCACTGACTGACATAAGTGTAAacacttttattcacatttctctgtccttttctgtccaATGTGTTAACTCCTGCTTCTTTGAAGCATTTTCAATTGATATAGAGTATTGATGCTGTCAAAATAGTTTTGGTTAAGTATTGTGCCAGAAAATAGATCAGGCTGACTGCAGGAATACCAGTCAGGATACCAAATATACAATCTGATGAGCAAAAGTGAATTTAACATCACCACAAAATCCCCATTTACAGCCCCTACACCTCACTCACAATTTACCGATGATAAAACCattgccttaaaaaaaaaaccatcagcaATCAAATTTAACAAATGCACCTCATCCACCACCCATCTCACAAGGAATCCCTCAAAGACTCAGTGGTTGAGCACCTCTATTTCTTGAAGTACATCTTCCCCCTTGCGAACATCATTccttgtttctgtctttgtttcacTGCTATGCTGATGATATCCAACTCTCCATTCATACCAGGAGTCTGTTTTCTTAAATCCTCATTAAACTTTAGCATCTTCAGAAACCTCTCATAACCTACACTCATGCCGGAGGCCACATTACCCCTGCCCTCCAGAACATACACTAGCTCTCCATTCAACATTGCACACCTCCAAACAGAATTCGTCCACATgttgcaacagcacaatagtaggccCCAGCCTTGTAAATATTCAGGTTCTTTATGGAAAAATTGTAGAAAGAGGTGTTttgtaatccccccccccccccaccccagacaCTGTTCTTGTTTGCCTCCATGGGTGTAAATGAGCTCTAGTTCAGAGTCTCCTGACTtcttgaaccagtaaacagtgttttCCTCACCACAGGTCCCAGTATGTACTCTGCAGTTCAGAGTCACAGAACCGTTTGCAATTTTAAACTGCTAGTTACCCTCTATAATATTAACTGAAAACAGCTGTTCTTGAATTCCTTGCTGAAGACTGCATTGCcattaaaatatggaaatgagTTTTGGCTTCCCCGACATTAACAAACAAACCACTCACTGGATGCACAAATGAGGATGTTTCATCTGTcaagaataaatgaaaccaaTAAAGTTACCTCGAACAGTTCATGTGTAGATGTTTAGAATTAAGTTATTAAAATGTTCACAAGATGATCAAACTTACCATAAAGGAcgaataaaaacaaatttagTGATTCCATTGTGACGAACCTCTCTAGATGAATGCTGACATCCTCCATATATTCACTACTCATGATTCAAAAAGTGAAGTTGATTGTCTAGGAAGAAGTGACACTCACTCTCCTAGTTTGGAAACATTGAAGACTTGTTAGGTGGATCACAACTTCTCTAATGTTGTCAAGGCCATCTGATGAAAGTTAGCTTATGTGAAAAAGCAGCTGCTTGAGTACAGCAGGAAGTAATGTTAAActcattgtttattttcagggcACCACTGATGTCTATATAAAATCCTCCACCACAGTTCTATGAAATCTTAACATGTTTTTAGCAGAAAGACTAAGAGGACTTTGTAAAGTGTTGAACTAGCCACCTGATACAACAGAAAACATGTAGTACATGTActaaaagcatttaaataaagttgtgttttcttACCTTTAGATGGAGGTGTACAAAACAAACATAAGGAGTCATGGCATCTTTTGTCTAGCTTCCTGTTTCACTGGTAGCTACCAGCTCAACTTATAATAAAGCAGATAACACAGAGGACAGAGTTAACAGATGAGGACATAaatgcagtcagtcagtcccACTGCTGTTGTTCCTTCTAATGGCATTTTATACTAGTTTGTGTTTAGGTTTTATGTgtactttaaaataataaataattaaaataaatatttgatcaaTGGTTGTCACTATATCCTAAAGCATGTGTGATATCGCCAATAATGCGGTAACACTGATGTGTACACATGCTCAGAATACTCTAATGTAGATAACGTTAgaattatttctcttttttaattgttttcttgtttcttgAAAACCAAGGTCAAGAGAACTAAGTCATACATTTTGACTGGTGTGCAAGTAGACAATGTAAAGACTTtctgtttgaaaccaccaagacagaaaggaaaatgtcaggCCCACTGCTCTTGTGGTGTTGTTTCTACAGCACAGTGTTCTTTTGGGGGAGTGCAAGCTAGCACCTTGGGTGTCTGCTTACGTTCTCAAACCAACAGCTTTCACCAGGCTTTCTTGAGCATATGCAATTCTCCAAGGTGTAGTGAGAAATCATATAGACTGTTGATGGAAACCAGAAGATAATTCACCTCTAAAGCATGAAGCTCTATAAGTTCTGAACAACTTGGTGGGAGTTGACATATTTATGCTGCTCCTCGAGCAAAGGCCTTAAGTTTTTTTACTTGATTGTGGATTGATAATTTGTTTGTCTCTTAACCTCTGGAGGGTTGTGTACATCAAGTGGGTCATTCTGGTCACATCCCCCACATGCCTTACTTCGGGGACTCGCGACTAATGTCAAGATGATCTTACACCAAACGGAAGTGAAACACTGCTTATATAAATGAGTTtgaggagacacaggtggaagacGTTTGGGCGGGCAGTCCAATCACACAAGTGGGAAGtttgacaggaagaagaaaatgacacCAGACTTCAAAATATAACGATGTGGGGAGACAAGGATGAAAACTTGTAAAGAACAAGCTTTCTTAGCAATAAGTGGTCATGACAGCTCCTACTGCAGAAAAGATCTAAAGGGCTGTCACTGGGTAGTTGATTTGAGAATAGTGGGAGTATTTGCTCCcatgatgaatgtgtttttagctGTTTGGGGAGACTGCTAAACACCTCGGGCCTCCCCCTCTGTTTAATAATGGTGTCCTAGCCGGCCTCAGATGGCTTCTCCTACACCACATTCAAACTATCTAGCTTCTGTGTTTGATTTAATGAGTTTGACTTTGTAAAAACAGAAAGCCAACATGAAACCACTCTCTTGATGCACATATTTGGATGAACTAGTTGAGTCCTGCTATGTTGTAGTTGCTACTGGCCCACGTTGATCGTGTTCCTCTTCTGTTGTGAAATTAACATAACTGATCACAACTGAACCTTACTTGAGTGCACACCGCTACAATGGAACATATTATGTTGTTacttctttgtggtcagctttgAACAGAAACGCTGCAGAGACATCCTGTTGACAGCCACACGGTGTGGTGGAGTAAGGGGAGTGACCTTGAAAAAGTACACACTGAAGCTCAATATAAAAGTCCACAGTCACAAACAAGTTGAAGCAGCTTTTATGTACTATCGTCCTTTCTTGCGGAACAAACTTCCTCAGCATCTGAGGACTACTCAAACATTCAATGCTTTTAAGTCAGGCcttaaataataatttacttctcttattttcattattttaatagaATTTTCTTAAATGATATTTCATGCTAATTTATTTGCCTTGttataatgtatttctttttttaaaaatgttatgcCTTGAAAAGCACTATGAATTGCCTTTGTGTCTGAATAGTGTTATATGAATAAACTTGCCCTGCTTAAAGTGAGACTGATCGTTGATCGGTAACCACACAGGGGCCAAAAAAGCGGCCCTGTTGTTCTGGATTTGAGTCATGCAATATGTACACCCACAAGAAACAGCTCAAAACATAAAGTAAGAAGGTATGTTTTCTGAATGGGACGAGAATGGCCTTTTTTATTATGTAAAATTGAAATCATGGCCATTTTGTCCCATTGAAAGCATGTAGTAGGACATCCAATCTTGAATTAAAATTTAGGACTAGGTGAATTATCACCCATCTTTTATCACATACACTATATCCACCAGCTATAGATCTTGAGACTAGCAATGCTGCTGACAATAGGCCTAATCTTGTCTCACACAAATTTGACTCGTTAAACCTTTGGACTGTGgatttgacatttaaagaaTCTTTTCAAAAAAATCTTTAAGTGTTTAATTTCTCAAGTCAAGACTTCGGCAGGCCTTCCTTCCTGTATTCAACTCTGTAATGACTTCTGTTTCTACTTATTAGTGTTTCCTGATGTACAATAATTATCGTATTTTGCACGATCATTTGGATCTTTTTACATTCATGGATCCCCACAAGCCCAAAAATCGAATTTACTAATTACCAGCCCCACATATAGATTGTGCATGGTGACAGATCTGGAAGTCATAGAgccagcaaaaaaaacaaaccccagagCACATCACAAAGAGGGCCACAGATCATCTAGTAGATTTCATCAAGGACGTGTGTTCTGTGCTGATTTGGAATCATCATATGTTGCAACTTCcatgtatatatcatgctttgttttatcatgtgatgcTTATGCTTTATCATATGATGCTTACACgtacgcttattgtaatcttacatgtttgtgtgctagtataagaataaacctcaccagggcccacacttatagctcacactgcagacgtgtggttgccctcgcagcaagtaaactgaagctttcgtctcattcctctgatggcaacagcacgggaagaaaactgatcactttctccccaacaaaCTTATGTCGGACATCCTTACAAGAAAAGTCTTCTGCGTTCTAAATGTTGAATCCATCCCTCAAGATGTGTTCTAATTGAGTTTTCTTTTAATCTAAAGTATTAAATGacttgttgtttttcctttaaaaatgtctttattgtaCAACCTCTCTGGgagcaacaaataaaacatattccTAATCTCAAGATAAGTTGTTAAGAACTTTACATGCAACAATGCCTGACAAAACATGTAGCCCGCATTTGATTATTTGTCCAACCCGATGAATCGTTGTGACAAAGTGTAAAGAGTTCGTTTGAAGCATCACTGAATGAAAGAGTAAACACAATTACTGGTCTCTGTTATCCTTCTTGATTTGTTAAGATTCTGGTGGCTTATATTGGCATAATGGAGATTTTTCTCTTGAACCTGgtaatgaaagaggaaaaaacaatcacTCTCTACTTTAGACCACAAAAACTGTTGAAACCAAATTTTAAACCGATGTACATTCATGATACTGTTAATATCACATCAGTATCCTTCGCAAATACATTACATAAAGTGCAAATGCTCATTGATTTCCAGCATGACGCTATATGTTGAATTACTATGTCCCTGACACAACTCCGATtaaagaaagatggagagaagatGACTGAATGGATGGATGTCTACTTCGGTAATCACAGATTAGTCATCTTTCAAGCTTTCATAAAAAACTCAAAAATATTTCAGTGAACATCGCTGCAATATCTGCAATGAACGTTGTATTACTGAGTTAATTTCTTACAATTTGCAAGAATGATTTGATAGATTTTTAAGACACATTCGTATTTAAAATCATAATAAAACTCACGCTTCCAGTCATATCACAGGATGGATCTGTTGGCGTACCTGTTTAAAGACGTGAAAAAGATTCTAACAATAAAAGTTTTAAATTAGAATGTTGTATAATTGACTGAAAGACAAGGGCTTACCTGTATTCTGGGAACTGATCCTCTTGTGCAGCTTAAACAGTGATAAagccaataaaacacacagtatGGTGGTGAATACCAAAGCACCAGTCAAGAAATATACAGGTTTGTCAGAAGAAGAGGCTCTGTCTGCAAATAAGCAagaaaaattaaacatttttgagGATGGTTTCGAGTAAAAATTGTGCTTTGCTCACTAACAAGTCGACTTTTAAAATTACTTTAACTTTTGTTTCACTTACTCTGTCCATACTGTCCAATgtccagcttggttccatttccaaacagaatttgTCCACATgttgcaacagcacaatagtaggtcccagccTTGGAAGTATTCAAGTTTCTCATGGGCAAattgtagaaacaggtgtttttTCTCTCACACTGTTCTTTCTTGCCTCCATGGGTGTAAATGAGCTCTGGTACAGACTCTCCTGACTTCTTGAACCAGTAAACTGTGTGTTCCTCTTCACAGGTCCCAGTATGTACTCTG harbors:
- the LOC105419255 gene encoding uncharacterized protein is translated as MFITIESLKLASYLCLFLWTFVLTDETSSFVHPVNSFVFANIGENVTLQCSRKDEPVTAFFWYKQTQGDKPKLISTFYEDDVNVGFSKEFKNGRFSGNITEKNYHLTIASLSPLDSAVYYCGSSSMHEFKFEKIYIVHIPILHLTVPVEVHQSPSKSVQSGGFVTLNCRVHTGTCEEEHTVYWFKKSGESVPELIYTHGGKKEQCERKNTCFYNLPMRNLNTSKAGTYYCAVATCGQILFGNGTKLDIGQYGQNRASSSDKPVYFLTGALVFTTILCVLLALSLFKLHKRISSQNTGTPTDPSCDMTGSVQEKNLHYANISHQNLNKSRRITETSNCVYSFIHFLYVTPSRHVTLSNQTQALHLSVYKEPAFSSLSPIFDDKMTSAKLIFWLMCLEKFAQTASMESLNWKTNFILVKPGQNLTLLCLQKDNVSPMINWFKQTLGEKPRLICTYRISSEDWKFVNDFKTNPRFQIHAGNKGANLTISDLELSDSATYYCVNQYVKVFDFTEGYKVIVEGSGLTIDHSSQSIQAGGSVTLNCTVHTGWTCDGDHTVYWFRNSGPSQLGLMYNDTGGNKQCERKTNTCFYSFSMKNLNTSQTGTYYCAVAACGHILFGNGNKLVFEGEDKGNYLVLVYFLSATWIFTIIVVILLTISLYMTKKRNSQHSLDLQSGIPDSPTTNPAGNQKEDNLHYAALRANQSNRSRKQKNRQNECVYSTVRS